AAATCTTCTAAATGTACCTAATATGATCTTAAAGAATATATTGGTAATTAAAACTATTGGTAGCTAAAactgcaattaaaattaaaccaaaattttatcgggcattctgctactaacacaagaccaatcgtattccaatgacattcgattggtttgcgattggtctgctattttggtgattttggtctatacggtagtttgctgtacaatcagtttgcaatcgtaaataatttgcagacaaaatgattcattatggaattacagaaaaggataaaaacgtttatttcaaagaaaaaatagcggaatgccacatacgcttcaatcataatcgagtcgggatttgATCCCAAtcgaaccgagtcgaacgtgaatcgtatgtcgcttaagtaaaattaggagaatcgggcccctgctcatcatcctccgagcctttttcccaactatgttggggtcggcttccagtctaaccggattcagctgagtaccaatgctttacaagaagcgactgcctgtctgacctcctcaacccagttacccgggcaacccgataccccttggttagactggtggcagacttactggcttctgactacccgtaccgactgccaaggatgttcaatgactatGTAATGGCAAATGgcacttgtttgtttgttatgaattataataggtaatatCATTGAATGAAATGAATAGTCTCACTCAAATAATATAATCGGTGAACTTCGCTCGATGTCGGCTCCATTCGGTTAATTTCGGTTTTCGAACCCGAGTTAGAGATAATTCAAGTCGAGTGAATTCAAGTTAGGCCTACTCGCCGTCCAAGCTTTATTCGGATTAGGTCATCGAGTGCGGTTAACATTGTGTGCCGGAGAAATgtgtttaaatatgttttaaagtgatttattatatttcttgttaGATACACGAGTACTACGAAGTAGGAGACCTGTGACAATGGGTAcaacaaacacattttatttcatcGCGTTACTATCATGTTCTGCGGTGTTATGTGAGTATTAATTACAACAATACCAAAATaccaatgtaataaaatatagcgAATAAAAAACTACATTACACATTATTGTCTATACAGGGGCGGAGTGTAGAAGTTGGAATTACgcttaagggcttattacacttgattAGAGTAGATTTAAGTGTTAACACTTTgtgttaacaataaaaatttgtaCGCCTGATCATGGCAGAGTATGGTTAGTAGAACTTATAACTACACCTAACAACTGTTTTGTACCCATATTCcgacaaataaatgtttctttctttcttctttctttctaaattcagtcgtctaaacgATGCAgttactaaattcagtcaattGTAATCGCATTTTCAATcattaggaaggtaggtttcattaaatcatttagaaagCTAAATTTAGTAAAGTTTAAGCTAAGTTTAAGCTCTTTGGGGCACTATGAGTAGGGCtaccatctcgaatttcgcccgGACACAAGGACGGATCCAGGAGGAGGGTCATGGGGCGGAAATGGGGGTAATGGGCATCAAAAAGGAGAAAACGGGACCCTGAtactaagaatccgctgtccAGGTTGACaacatgctgtatctcatgaaccccGGAATTTTCACAGAAATTGTATtgctgttgccgctataactaATAATACAAATTACGCGCCCTTTTCTACGTGTAAACACTTTTCATATGTTTAGTCTctaacctgaaaaaaaaattcgcgctttctttatttatactgaTATATGAAGAAAGAGCTTTCATCTACGTTTAGTCCTCGACATgatgaatattgttttaatggtCATAGTAAATGGataaaaaattaggtcttgtttggTTTTAATTGTTCATTTAGTCTTCGTCCGGGGAAATTATGCGATTTATGCCAAATATCCGgggtttttttatgtttgtccGTATTGGGCGTTTGAGATGGCAGCCCTGCTTGTatgtaactaactatgtatgtatgtaagaaattCAGCCGATTGGAGCCcattccggtctgtgtgaagAGAAAAAtaggtctgtctgaacggacccaggtccgaattattttgtactttttaaaagcctgtttttagttgtttttttttaaattgaatttttacaCATACATTTATTTGGTGGATCTACGTGGCCAATAGTGAGAAACAAAGTTCTTATTAGTTGTTGTGTAAAAATGTGCCTTGTATCGTTATATTTAACCAGTATGACATCATATAAACTGAGCAGTAAGAGTAAATTGGTGCTAAAACACTGATCTAACAATACTACATAAACACCTTGACATTTACAATTAAGTGAGTTATTCATATTCTTATGACTGAATATGAAAGACAGACAACCACTTTAGTTATTCTTGCATAGTGTtttttgatataggtacctacaaaaaataactcGAGTCCAACGGTTGGGAATGCCTTAAGTATAagaaatcaaaaataatgtttgtgtctTATGTGACAAAAGTATAATtctaaaaaatcattaaaccTACAATCTAACTTCTAAGTTATCAAAATGACTAAAAGAAATGATAATGAAACCAAGCAGTTTAAGATAAAAATGTCAGGATAGGTCAACAAAtgataacttattttattttacaattttacgTTAATTAGATAAAATGTTTGCTATTTTCATCTCAACCTATACCTACAAATACCTACTTCTCTGTTTTCAAATTACACACATATCAGTAAAAATGTAACGAACAGTAGAGATATTTCAGTTTAGGACCATTTTCTccaacatcatcctccgagcccttttcccaactatgttggagtcggctttcagtataaccggatgtagctgagtaccagtgctttacaaggagcgactgccctatctgaccccctcaacccagttaaccagGCAACCcatggtgtcagacttactggcttctgactacccgtaacgactgccaaggatgttcaatgacagccgggacctacagtttaacctGCCATCCGAATATATTAGTGTTAATTAATATCTAAACTTTAATTAGTGAAATCATAACACAAGATAATGTCAGTGGAAGATTCCTTCTTTTTATTGCtacaattttagataaaacattatttaacactttttgtatgtacaaataaaaaaaatatacaaagacgCTATCTATTACATAACATTTAAGTAAAACCGGTTCTTCACGGTCGAGCCAGAATTGCAGATATCCGTAATCGCAAAATCATAGTGAACGAGCCTCGGGCGCGAGGGCTGTTTACGGTCTGCAAAActaagtgaaatattttaaaaaatcaaaattaggaAATATGAAGTTGGTTCTTTTCGCCCGcatatttttttccagaaaaGTGGCTTAATATTGCGACATatacgtggcaatgcagccagagAATATTCAGTGTTCCACTTGCAGTCTGCAACACACTGAACTAAATCTGTTGTACTTTGATTTTTTGGATTACTTATGACTAGATATTGATTTCATGGGTAATCACTACAGAgcttttgttaaatatattgtttgtaTGCAGCACTCATACCAGAAATCACGGAGGGACCAGAGAACCTCGCCGTCGTGGATGGTTCCGAGGCTGTGCTCAAGTGCAGAGTGATTGGAGACCCGAAGCCGATCGTCATATGGACGAAGGATTATGCTGAGGTTACTGGTCGGAAGTAAGTATTCTTGAATGCCATAGTCTAGTCTAGTAAGTCTATCTTCCAGGCGGTAGAGGTCCGTAGGCAAGGATGAGAATCGAAAATGACTTCTAACGAGACATTTCCGAATTTGTAATATGGAACAAACCACAGTCTAAAAAGGCTAGAGAATATTTACTAACGGAGTTAACCTTTTGTTTACCTGTGCCCACCTATGCTGGGTAGTTAGAATAGACTTATCAAATAATCTCGTTACTGTAAGTAGATTTATTGATGAAATATCAACCTATTGTTATCCATTTCCTATACTGTGCCCTTGTCCAGGTACAACGTAACTGCTGACGGCGACCTGGTGATCCACTATGCGTCGTACCCCGACTCGGGCAACTACCAGTGCTATGCAATGAACAAGTTCGGAGCGGCATCCGCTTCCGTAACACTTGATGTTAAGAGtaagtatttaagtaattaCATAGAGCTtaacctttttcttttaaaacactggaaaacataatatattcaACTTTTGACGAAATTGCTGCTGGACCaactgaaagttttattttactagtATATATCTTTTTTAATTCCTACGCTATTACAACTGTAGTGACTGACTGACTGTACTGACAGAAAAACCTTacaatctaaaataattttgagtaATATTCAAAACACCTTATCACCACAGAACGCACAATAATCACCGACAGGCCGGAAGACTATGAAGTAGCAGCGGGCTCCACCGCCACATTCCGTTGCAACGCGAACGCGGACGCCTCGCTCGAGCTTCAGATCATTTGGCTGAAAGACGACCAGCAGATCGACTTCGAGAATCAGCCGCGGTTCCACATGTCTTACGATTATTCTCTGCAGATCTCTGATGCCACGGAGCTGGACGCGGGAGAGTATACTTGTATCGCGAAAACGGCCATTGATGAAGCTAGGGCGAAGGCTACGCTTACTGTACAGggtgagtttttcttgtattgcGATTGATCGTCCATAACACAGTAGTGGCCCCATATTCTatcttaaattattatgtcataaattatattttaaagatttcTATAATGATAACTGCTCCCTTCCAGATACAACTAACTACATAAGTACTGCACTATTTGGCAAAGTGCCAAAATTACTTCTGATAAGATAGTTGCTCTATGTATATTGTTTTGACGGATCATCATGGACTTAACATTATCTCTCCTGCTTTTCCCCGGGGGAGAATGTGTGAACACTTCCatatatttcgtaattttattgGGTGTTCCAAGTAATAAGTGCCAACACCCCGCGTTCCGTCGCCCACGCGTAAGCTGCATTCCGTTTCTCGCCATATCGTTCCGGCGTAGACATTTATAGTTCTTACTTTCCATGCTTGTTATTGGCAAATTCCAGATAAGCCAAACCCTCCGCAACTGGAAGGCGTGAAATGCAACGAGCGTACCGCCACTCTGCGCTGGCACCCCATGGGCGACAACCGAGCTCGCATCCTACGCTACTCCATAGAGTACAACACCACCTTCACGCCCGACACCTGGTACACGGCCGGCGTCAACGTGCCAGCCTTCTACACATACTGGACCGTCCAGCTCAGTCCCTGGGCTAACTATACCTTCAGGTAACTGTCGCTATATCATCAGCATCCTGCGACACCCGGTACAGCCGACAGTCAGATGAAAAGCAGTGTTCAATACCGAGTGACTGACCAATTTGCTCTGTCTGCTGCCTTGAATGAAATGCAAATCCCTCGCACTCAGTCTAAGAGATTCATTTGCCTCATGAGAATGTATTTGATTGCAGAGTGAGCGCGTGGAACAAGATCGGGCCGTCCAGTCCGTCGTCGCACTCCGAGGTGTGCAGCACGCAGCCCGACGTGCCCTACAAGAACCCCGACAACGTCGTCGGCGAGGGCTCCGACCCCACCAACATGGTCATCTCTTGGGAGGTACATATGTtcactaaattatttatatacacaCCTGTGTACTTTTGGAAGATTTTACAGCCAGAACAAGCAAGAGCATTTTTTCGCATGCTTATACCAGTTAAGGAGCACTTGGAGGAAATTATCCCGGCCCAACCTCATTGCTGAGTGACTAATGATGGTCACGGTCCCCAATCTATGGGGGAACgactttgatgatgatgatgataccagTTAAAAACTATCTTTCCAATATACCGCAAAGCGTTCTTATTCTCTGGATCACTcaatttgtgaaaaaatatgtaattactttATTGGCTTGATTATTTTCCAGAAAATGCCACAAATCGAGCACAACGGTCCTGGGTTCTACTACCTGGTGACTTGGCGCCCCAACATTGATGGTCAACCCTGGGTGGAGGAGCAGGTCCACGACTGGCAGCAGACGCAGTACGTCGTCACCAACACACCCACCTTCGTGCCTTACAAAATTAAGGTAAcaataatcatttttatttagcaCTGCATTCCATTTTTCGCCCATGTCGACCAATTGAGTACATTTTACAACTGTATGGTTATAACATGTAATACTTGTGAACTcagtaacaattaaaaaatgtcATAAATTGCCTGTGATTATTCATAACATTTCATCGAATAATGTAATTCCCCAGGTATCTGCAGTGAACTGTAAGGGTAAATCCAACGTGACTCCCATGGAAGTGATCGGCTGGTCGGGCGAGGACGTGCCCCTGCAGGCGCCGCAGAACTTCACCCTCGTGCAGGTCACCACCGGCACCACTGCTCTACTCAACTGGGACCCCGTGCCGCCCGAGTCCGTGCAAGGACACTTCAAGGGGTACAAGATACAGACCTGggtggatggagaggaagataGCCTCAAGGAAATACTGGTCAAAGCCGACGCATCCAGCGCTCTAGTCAGCGAGTTCAAGCCCTTCAAGAAGAATAACGTCAGGATCTTAGTATACAATGGACGCTACATCGGACCACCCAGCGACACCCTCAGTTTCTACACCCCTGAAGACAAACCCGGCTCTGTCAAGTCATTCGAAGCGTACCCCATCGGGTCATCAGCCATGCTACTCAAGTGGGAAAAACCTATCGATGAAAACGGAGTCCTCACTGGATACAATATCTACTACCAAAAAGTCACCGGCACTTCTCTAGGACCCACCCAAGAAAGGAACAAGGAAATCGACCCTAAGTTCGACCACGCAAAGTTGGCTGGACTCGAACCCAACACCAGGTACCGTATTGAAATCAGAGCAAAGACCAAGGCTGGGGAAGGTGACAAGTATTTCGTGGAACAGTCGACGAAATCAGTTGAGAAGGCCAAGCCAGACATTCCACAGTTTGAGACGAGCACACTGCCTGCTAAGGAGGGGACTGCGCATATCTTGGTTCGTTGGATTCCTTCGTTGGACGGTCACGCGGGCACTCACTTCGTGGCGTGGTACAAGCTGAAGGGTCACCCCGACTGGTCGAAGACTAACGAGGTGACGGATGATGACTACGTGATCCTGACGGGCTTGGAGCCGGGACAGGTGTACGAGGTGAAGCTGACGGCGCATGATGGAGAGTACTTCAGCGCCAGCGAGATCAAGGATGTCGATACTACCATTGGTAAGCCCTCCCTTATATCTCTCCTTTATGTATGATGAAGAGAAAATATATGTTGTGGAGGGATACCTACTTATGTTGAAGTGAACGTTGATGTCATACTATTGTTGCATTTATGTAGTATTTTAAGTAGGTTTGTGTTTACATCTTCTGCGTTTTTTTATTACAagacgtaaataaaaatgttatttctaCTTTTTGCACAAAACTCTTTTATTGAAAGCGTATTGGACATTTGAAACACAGCAcgttattatcaaataaagatattatacCTAAACACGTGTTGATGATGAGCACagatcttttaataaaataatgttgtagaCCTATAGTTTTTTTCTCAAACACGAGAAGTTGAACCACGACCTAGAAATCATGGTACACAAATTATAGTACTTAaggttatcgcaaaatttttaATCTCAAAAAGGTCTAAGgttaacaaaacaaagaaacgataaactttatatattttttttgtactgattTTAACATCGATTTATTGTAGTGAGTGTTGCTATTATCATTCTCTATATTAATCGTTTTAACTTACAATCTTGTTTGCTGTGAAGAAATGTTAAtgttacggagccgaaacgtggacactgacggtacggctggtccacaagtttaaagtcgctcagcgggctatggaaagagctctatgcttggcatttctctgagggatcgcatcagaaatgaggtaatgcGTCAGAGAACCAAAGTCATCGAAGTgcagctgaagtggcagtgggctggccatattagccgaagaaccgataaccgttggggtaaacgagttctagagtggagaccacgactcggcaaacgtagtgtaggacgtcctcaggcacggtggagtgatgacttgcgcaaggcggctggcaggagctgga
The window above is part of the Helicoverpa armigera isolate CAAS_96S chromosome 3, ASM3070526v1, whole genome shotgun sequence genome. Proteins encoded here:
- the LOC126053597 gene encoding neuroglian, whose protein sequence is MGTTNTFYFIALLSCSAVLSLIPEITEGPENLAVVDGSEAVLKCRVIGDPKPIVIWTKDYAEVTGRKYNVTADGDLVIHYASYPDSGNYQCYAMNKFGAASASVTLDVKKRTIITDRPEDYEVAAGSTATFRCNANADASLELQIIWLKDDQQIDFENQPRFHMSYDYSLQISDATELDAGEYTCIAKTAIDEARAKATLTVQDKPNPPQLEGVKCNERTATLRWHPMGDNRARILRYSIEYNTTFTPDTWYTAGVNVPAFYTYWTVQLSPWANYTFRVSAWNKIGPSSPSSHSEVCSTQPDVPYKNPDNVVGEGSDPTNMVISWEKMPQIEHNGPGFYYLVTWRPNIDGQPWVEEQVHDWQQTQYVVTNTPTFVPYKIKVSAVNCKGKSNVTPMEVIGWSGEDVPLQAPQNFTLVQVTTGTTALLNWDPVPPESVQGHFKGYKIQTWVDGEEDSLKEILVKADASSALVSEFKPFKKNNVRILVYNGRYIGPPSDTLSFYTPEDKPGSVKSFEAYPIGSSAMLLKWEKPIDENGVLTGYNIYYQKVTGTSLGPTQERNKEIDPKFDHAKLAGLEPNTRYRIEIRAKTKAGEGDKYFVEQSTKSVEKAKPDIPQFETSTLPAKEGTAHILVRWIPSLDGHAGTHFVAWYKLKGHPDWSKTNEVTDDDYVILTGLEPGQVYEVKLTAHDGEYFSASEIKDVDTTIGKPSLISLLYV